The sequence below is a genomic window from Xyrauchen texanus isolate HMW12.3.18 chromosome 46, RBS_HiC_50CHRs, whole genome shotgun sequence.
TGATGTGTAGGGATGATTTTTTCTAGCAGAAAACACCACCACTGTATTTTAAGCGCAGCATTAGGTAAGTAAGCCAGCTAATATTACCCTGTTAGCTTCTGCTAGCCTGTAAAAAACTCCCCACTGTAGAGACTGCCACGATTCCCATTTCCATGGTTGGTGGATAGCGCTTCAGGATTTTAGGTAATGTAGCCTACATCCCTGGGAATTTGGCAATTAAACCATTTTCTAATTTGAATTGAAATAACACTAACATTTAGCTTCTGCAGAGGTAAATACCATTGCATAACAACCTTCAAGCTCATGGCAGGTCtttctttaatatttatatattatcacTTGTTATCAATTTCATGATTTTTAATGGCATTTCTACTTGCTTCTGAGGTCATGGATCTGTATGGTTTCTAAGGGCTTAACTGCTTGTTATGAAGCTCAACCAGGATGGTGTCTTGCTTTTACAATCTATCTTTGTAATTCTGGACCTCTGCTTTGGTTTCCATCACCGTCCTTACATATCAAATATGTGGTATATTACTGACTGACTTCAGCATATTCTTGATGCTGTGTTAATTAGATATGCAGGATTAATGTGTCTGATATTAAGATGTTTAAATGAACAGCGTTCCCTCGTTGGTTTGGGTCTGAGGATTATTTTTGAAACAAGCATGTCTCACCTTACATTTCCTGCCATCCACCGTCTCCTCGTTAAACTCCTCTCCAACGCGGAAGTTGATTTCAGTGGTGCGTACAGTGGTCGAGGTCTTGATGTAGAACTGCTCACCATCCTGTCGGATCTCCACGTGGGGTTTGGCTGCAGCAGCACCGGCCACTTTCCGAAGCATAGCGTTCACACCTGGAGGAGCACAGAATGTATCAAAAAGTAGTTGTGAATTTTACGGTAATTTACTTGATGTTAACACTTGCATGCAAACATAAACGGTGTACAACAAAAGGTCTGCAATTTTATGACATGCTAACATGTTCCTAAATTGCCATAGTGTCTAACTACCAATTACCAAagtcgtaataataataataagagacGGCGAATGCGTTCACGAGTAAATTAAATAGCTTTCATTTGGAGTATTTCTAAGCTGAATGTTCTGTCTGGCCTATTGTTTTACCCTTGATTCTAATTTCACATAATTCAAGGTTTGATGTTCTCGTAAATTATAAAGTCCTCAGAAAAGTTGCCATGCAAAACTCCACAAATGCTTCATGATCCCTCAAGATGAATCTAAGGAATTTTGGGAGTGTTTGAGAAGTTAGATATTTAATTTAGATTTCTTTTTTCCTCTGGTTTGGAACACAGCACCGTTTTTACGGTAAGACAAGCTGGCAGCTAAAAATCATTTTATGTGAGTTTcttccttcttttttttctcttctctcctGTCTTGCTTCCCTAAACCTCATCCTGGTACCCAATTTAGAGAAAGTCAGCTACGCTCGATGGAAAAAACGGTAAGAATTTACCACATTAACAGCTTTGCAACCTAAAAAACATCCACAGTTATCTAACTTCTTTGCATCATGCAAAATTTGAATCCTAAATCTCACTGACAAAAGCTGTATTTGCTCAGTTTATCTTCCCAAGTGGAAAGACAAATTTAAAAGGAGATAATTTAATGTCTCAAATGTTTCTCCGAGACAGAAATTAGATTATATGGAGACTTAAGTCTCTGACTTCTCATATGCCTCTCCTGAGAATACCCCTAAACGAATCTCTCATATAATCTCTCTCCTCTATCTGTGCTGAGAATCTCCAATAGACCAAAGTCTGCCATCAACActcagagatttcaatattaaCTCAACATTTATAATCAAATTAGCACTCTGTACTCTTACTGTATATTAACAATTTTCTCATGTGTGTCTATTTTCATTCCTCCAAAGGAATTTTAGGAAAAACATCACAGATAAAGTTGATTCCTAAATGAAACATCTCCTGATCAatgaaagagcaacttctgaACAATACAATTTGTCTCACATTCACGCCCAGAGTTTAGCTCCAGGCTACCATGTTTTCTTTCCCAACAGTTCCCATATAGAAGCGTTGTTTAAATCTAACAAATCGCTTGTGTTTAAAATACACACACTTCTGTGCATCTACAGAATTGCCAGCTTTATCTGTTTAGTGACCCACATTTAACAGATAGTCCTGCAGGCTCCAGACTTAATCTGATGAATGTGAAATAACATGCACTCTCATATTATAGACCCAAATGTAGCCTGAAACATCTGACAATCTTCTCCAAGATGTTTCCAGCCCATTCCGTTCTTACATGAACGTCTTGAAACGAGACAATCATGGATGTCGAAGATGATGCTCAAAGATTACAGCTACACGGAtggatcagacagacagaaattttACCAAGAGCTTTCAGAAGTTCATCAAAATTCTCGCTGCTCTTCATTTTCCAGGTACCGGCGAAGTTAGGAGGCATCTTGATCTTCGGattgtcctgctctctctctttctctctcttctctggtCCCTTGCTACACTTGTTCTCCTTAtctactctttctctctcctctctttgtgGTCGTCTGTTGCCTTACTGTCTCTtgtgtctcttgctcaccctgtCCCTCCCCTCTCGCCttaatactctctctctctctctctctctcttccgccCACTGGCAGTGCTGCTGTCTCACTCTTTAGACTGCTGCATCCAACAACCTGTTCCAGCATCAGCCACAAACCAGACACTAATGTTTCTCTAGTAAGAATGCTCCTTCAGAACACAgatgtttctctttcttctgtgaaacacaacagTGATTTTTCTTAATCATGGGTAGGTCTAGAGTTTGGGTAAGGGTTCAGGctgtatggttaggtttaggtttgagttTAGGGTTGCCAACCAGCCCGTAAAATATGGTATCATCCCATATACAAAGATGAAATTATGCGTCCTGTTTCAAATCAATACAGGATgcaaatttgtcccatatttaagaTGGTCAGATGCCGTTAAGGCAAAATCTTTTAAGAGGTACCACCCCTGCTGGGTAAATGTAATTTAACTTATATGTGCTAAAACTCTGGCGGGGTGTGGTAAGGGGTTAAACAGGACAAATCCTAAGAACATTTGTtggttagtaaaaaaaaaatctaggggATTAAAAGTTGCACGTTTGTGTACTAGCTAGCTTGTGCGATTTCGTAGGATTTTGCAATATCACACTATTATTAGGTTGGTttgctttacatttttatttaatttaaaactactttaaaccAAATATTTTAACTCTTGTATAATTGAATGACCTCATGTTAAATGAGAGATGTCATATAAAATTATTGTACTTTTGAAAATGAATTTGTCACACCACTGTTCATTTGTCAGACTACTGAAATAAGCTGCAATAAAGTTCAAAGTGATTAAAAATTTTGGAAAAtcctgacagaaatggagggggTATTACAGCCTCTAAAAATCTAGGTTACGCCTCATGTCCATGTTAACAGCTACCAATGTAGAAATCTAACATAcagtttaaaggtgctgtaagctatttttttaatggaaatgttTGCAAAAAAATTTTCCTGCTCCctcaaagatattaatgaaataagtgcccTGAGAGATTTAATCACTGGACTCTGTAAACAAAACTCTTGTAGTAGTGGGATTTATTGAgtcataatgcatttttatgccatgttgctcataacagttgtcatttgagggcgctattttactactgttgtttttaacaaccatttctgctcTCAATAAACTCATTTTGGTATCTAATGTCCCCTTCAAGTGGACTCGTAAATAT
It includes:
- the LOC127638470 gene encoding cellular retinoic acid-binding protein 1, whose product is MPPNFAGTWKMKSSENFDELLKALGVNAMLRKVAGAAAAKPHVEIRQDGEQFYIKTSTTVRTTEINFRVGEEFNEETVDGRKCKSLPMWETESKIYCKQTLVDGDGPSTYWSRELRGDELILIFGADDVVCTRIYVRE